One region of Diabrotica undecimpunctata isolate CICGRU chromosome 6, icDiaUnde3, whole genome shotgun sequence genomic DNA includes:
- the LOC140444022 gene encoding uncharacterized protein has protein sequence MAKNPNSYLNPAFCQQSEYPNNYPPRVLSPKSVRHSPVGAQCIPQNVDQAGGRNDIQHIEECLEEQEFYEEVLVDDKGFITDKKFVVVAQNNEGKKYIQIPPNEDRYGSRYGFSQSEERKGARYGLPTPTKPKLTRSQSQRYEYIQMQEQKITPKKPQYHEDVEVSPGRVHRYAVIEAEEETELSSQSTRYALVPVDHLPSITATQQQMITQNKSRYEYIQEEPQPVLPQSPTRYEYIQTSPKKPQTSWSHIQQSPRPANPTATQKLHEILSTPKKPTNQLLLSPQSARKLMPPPLSPIAKEFQSKTAQRMKKPAPKAQQKLNYTLATRQIAQDKRHTAIVAPMCSSPIQSIYSETTYSKSDSWSNLSIRKAPVKATLTFSAIMMVLCGAVTSGLSFYMIKIMDRQYFLDFGVVAGFTCLILGLLGFRSRNIYWLPNRNYISGYIILSVFSLLTCMALLVLLVKQPKQGTPLADMTSGAVCGFSALSLVLAALGIVSSYCCKYPPPDNRVQHCAQGFSV, from the exons ATGGCTAAAAACCCAAACTCTTATTTAAATCCCGCTTTTTGTCAACAAAGTGAGTACCCCAACAATTATCCCCCTCGTGTGTTAAGTCCCAAAAGTGTGCGGCATTCCCCTGTTGGTGCTCAGTGCATTCCCCAAAATGTTGATCAAGCGGGAGGACGGAATGATATCCAACATATCGAGGAATGTTTGGAGGAACAGGAGTTTTATGAGGAGGTTCTAGTTGATGATAAAGGATTTATAACGGATAAAAAGTTTGTTGTTGTAGCACAGAATAACGAAGGAAAGAAGTATATACAG ATTCCGCCAAATGAAGATCGATATGGTAGTAGATATGGATTTTCTCAAAGTGAGGAGCGAAAAGGAGCAAGATATGGATTACCTACCCCAACCAAACCGAAGCTTACTAGAAGCCAAAGTCAACGATATGAATACATCCAAATGCAAGAACAAAAAATAACCCCTAAGAAACCTCAGTATCACGAAGATGTTGAGGTGTCTCCAGGACGAGTACACAG gTATGCCGTAATAGAAGCTGAAGAAGAAACTGAACTGTCTTCTCAAAGTACAAGATATGCTCTAGTTCCTGTAGACCACTTACCATCGATAACAGCTACCCAACAACAAATGATAACTCAAAACAAAAGTAGATACGAATATATTCAAGAAGAACCTCAACCAGTGTTACCTCAAAGTCCAACTCGATATGAGTATATCCAGACATCACCTAAAAAACCTCAAACAAG ttggtctCATATTCAACAATCTCCGAGACCAGCTAATCCTACAGCTACCCAAAAACTGCACGAAATTCTTTCTACACCAAAGAAACCAACAAATCAACTACTGTTGTCTCCACAATCTGCAAGAAAACTGATGCCACCTCCTCTTTCGCCGATTGCCAAAGAGTTCCAAAGCAAAACAGCACAAAGGATGAAAAAGCCTGCTCCCAAAGCTCAACAGAAGCTTAATTACACTTTAGCTACGAGACAAATAGCTCAAGACAAAAGACACACAGCAATAGTAGCTCCTATGTGCTCAAGTCCTATACAGAGCATTTACAGCGAAACAACGTACTCAAAATCCGACTCCTGGTCAAATTTAAGTATAAGGAAAGCTCCTGTCAAGGCAACTTTGACTTTTTCTGCTATTATGATGGTCCTCTGTGGTGCAGTTACGTCTGGGTTGAGCTTTTATATGATAAAAATTATGGACAGACAGTACTTTCTGGATTTTGGAGTGGTAGCTGGATTTACTTGTTTGATATTAGGATTATTAGGATTTAGAAGTAGGAACATATATTGGTTGCCTAACAGAAACTACATTTCTG gataCATTATTCTCAGCGTCTTCAGCCTCTTAACCTGCATGGCTTTATTAGTGCTTCTAGTAAAACAACCAAAACAAGGCACACCTCTTGCAGATATGACATCGGGCGCAGTATGTGGTTTCTCTGCGCTTTCGTTAGTTCTCGCCGCACTGGGAATCGTGTCGAGTTATTGCTGTAAATATCCTCCTCCGGATAATAGGGTTCAACACTGTGCACAAGGATTCAGTGTGTGA